AACTGATAATGCAAATCATGTCATTTATCATACTTGTAAAAGTCATATAATTTtgtgaatttgaaaaattaagaaaatacctCTTTTTCCTCTTTCTTTGTAGTCTGGAATGAGAGCTGTATTTTGCTTTTAAAGCTTGGTGGTGTTCGGAAAATGTCACGGattaaagtattaatattGGAAGTAGTCTTCAATGCTGCCACTCTTAATTTGTTTTCATCTGAATTGGCGTCTTCCCCCTTTTTaccctaaaataaaacaaagaaataagaAAACCATTCAAGGTGCTACATTAATGCAGGCAATAttgcttttattattaaatactagaaACTAATACTAGAAACAAGTAGATTCTAAGATATTATGGCCTTGTGATgattcttaaatattatattatgcaccTGTGTTACTTCTTTCAATTTCTTTATGTAGCCTTGTGTTAAACGAGCTGTGTACTGGAGTCGCAAACGTAAGGTTTTCAACCTTGCTGCGTCAGCACTGAGAGCCTCTGGTGATTTGCGGCAGAGCGAATGCAAAGCAAAGAGTGCACATTCCACATGAGAAAATTGAAGAGATGGTGCTGTTGATGATTTAGTCTCGTCcgttttttcttcattttcgGCAGTTTTCTCTGTATTTTCGTCCTCGTTAACTACTAATGGAGCTTCTGGTAGataattctaaaaaataataaattattaatgttttccTACAGTAATCACTATCATCATTATGTTGACCTTTCAATTTGTTTGTATGCTTTCATTTATgtactaatatattttattaattactaggtAGTTCAGCTATTAATTAATGATGTTTCTcaaaaagttattaataaaagaccccaaattaattcatttaacaaatcaattttcacacaaaatatctagttgtatttatttgatgtatgatgtatttataattttagtattaattCACTCTTAATTAGTACATATTACTTACCAATAAAACATCATACACAATGTTGATCTTCTTatctatattttcaatatcacCACAATGTTCAGTGATTTCAGCAAATGTTTTCAACAGTTCAAGCTTTTGGTCTGTCCCCCCTCCCGTTGTTGCAATTTCATCCCATTTTGACAAAACATGATCACAGAAGATATTCACAAATTGTGTAGAATCAACTTGAGGCTGgtggaaaaagaaaaaaaaaatagcatatttaataattgtctcataaattattgattgtcctattttttctatatgtacataatattatgtatgttgcTTAGACAGAGTTCAACAAAAATTCCTAATGTATTTCAGATACCTTATtgattgaataatttaaattgatagaCTTCAGGAGTCATTACAGTTGTATCAGCTAttgactaataaataaataattagaccagataaaaatgtataggaTAGTTACTTTGtagtttttttctttcaatgtAACACATATTTGACAATATAAACTTACAGTAAATAGAGGTAATGCATGTTGAGAACATTGAATAAGTCTGTCTACATATTCAGGGTCTTCAGGATGCCAGTCATCAGGGCTAAATGCCAATGCGGCAATAATTTGTGTCAATTCTTTTTTACCAGCCGGAGTTTTACCGAGCTTGGACCATGTTAGTAAGTCCATTATGTGTTCAAATTCTTCAGCAACAACATCCTGGTAATAAGCAAAAAAGGTAAcattaatgatataaaatcaaagaatacacaataataaaaaatagcattTACTGTTATCAGTTGACATTGtactataatttatgaattcaaaactgaaataaacaatacatttaaGTTTTTAGAAGGGTCAATATCAAATCAACTTACTTCTAAGATTTTCTTGCCCTCTGCTATGATTAAATCCTCCgcttctttattaattacttctCTACCAAGTTGTTTTACTTTGGTAGCAAGGAACTTAATGCATCTTTCTCTGACAATTTCATTTGGCACTTCACTATCAGTGCTCTGGTGTATTTGAGAAAATAAGCCAGCTAAGGCTCCCCTTGGATCAATTTTCACAATAGCGAGTAAGgaatttgtaactacattgATTTCAGTTGAATCTTCAGACTGTAACAGCTGCGCTAATATGTCTGCTATTCTCTGTGCATGTTCTTTATTACTTTTGCACATTATAGGCAATTCCTTGATTGCTTGTTTACGAATCTGCAAAGAAAAGTTAATATGAGCTTTTATTTACTGTACAGAATAAGATGTTCTCAATAAAAACTGAACTGtttagtataataaaaaaatacaccaaAACTTTTGCTggaatatgtatataatttttaattttttaaatataataagaattaaaGCTCACACATCCACATTAAGGAAATGTCATATCAAACAGAtcatagattttattttttaataataataatgaaacaaaTTTGGTACTTACTGCCACATCATCATCTTCACACAAATCAAACTGTGCTTCAATAGCTTGGTCTGCTAAGTTCGGGaaactattgaaaaatttcgcAATGAATTGAGACGCCAGCCGTTTTTCTTTATCGGAACCCTTGACGGCCGCcaatatttctaaatattcCTTTTCGTgctaaaaatgtaacaaatattatgaatataatgtCTAACATTGAATAAGTTGCGAgatcataatttataaggaGTTGATCGTTTTATAGGTTACCTTGGCGATATCATCTTTGGCATCGGCGAGAACTCCataattttgataaagtttttcaatattatccgctgacattttaaaagatttatattgaaatgaaaaagtAGTCAAATAGAAACACTTGATATTTACTAAATTACCACGctaatatcattaattaatacagTAAAAACGGAAAGCACAAGCCCAAAGAATACTTATACTCTAAAAAGAGCACAAGCCACAAACAGATAAAGGTATTGAAACACTAATGCGCACCATAAATAACAGAGTGAGAGAGTAGGCTATAAACATAGCACAGACTGTGTATTGTGTAATCgataatacagataataaagaCAGGGAGTAACCAAATATGATTCTATAAACTCATAGTTTCGtttattattactttcttattaattttaagtttgaataaaataaaaaaagatttttaaatatctttacgatgaattttaatattcattaattcaCTTATAACTTCAGGAAGAGGAAGTTGTCACAGATTAGATACGTTTTGTTGTGCcggtaaatattaaacatgtgATTAGACCACAGGATTAGACATTTTCGAAAACtcaaagaaaaaattatactCTTTGCCATTCAAGGAATTTgatcaatttgtttttattaaaattaaaacaatatgatTTCAAGAGGCGCAtgcaatgtatattttttaacaatgattttactaaaatttagccaaaaacttttaaaaatagggTTTAATTAAACTAGACAGTGCACTGTGGCTCATAGTGGGCGCATAAAACCGGCCTGAATGAAACTGTTCCCGTTGAGAAATTGTCTCTTTCAAATGAGGTGACCATGGCCAAACAAAATAAGGGACAAATTGCatttcaatttgaaaaaaCGAGCGTGTAATTGTCGttaggtatacatattattatatttatgatacGCTACCTAATTTTGatgtatgtaaaattaactaaaacatagtattattttatattttatcctaaTTAAACACACCGTTAATTTATACCTACTTGATCTATTCCGAGAAATTCACATATTGCTTAATTTAAATAGACGCATTATATTGATTCCGATTATAATCTAATGAAAAATAAGACTATCAAACTTAGGAAAAAAAGCGAATCAGTTTGAGTTgactataataataggtattttaataaatgcgaaagtttgtgaggatgggtGTAtgcacaaacaaaaaaaatcatttacgatgaaatgtaggtaggtacctattagtTATTACGTAGGTATGTTATGAACATTGGcgttgttaaataaaataaaaaaaatatctgaaaaaatGGCATCAGACGGTAGATAGGTAGATATCTTTATATTTTCGGAAACGGGATGAATTTATCCTGGCAAAGACCAGAGGTATTGTGGTATTGTGTGTTATCTTTATAaacactaattattattattatttataaagaatataaaattcgatcacgaggcgggactcgaacccgcatcgaattttttctattttatacaaatttatattaattatgaagttatttgaatgccataaaaccaaaaatatcaaattcactaattattaaaacagactgtacctattacctacctttagtaaaaacaaaataaatataggtaggtaggtaggtaatatgtaatatgttataggtaggtatgacTATGGGTGtcttttattgaatattttatcgtTTCCGGTTTCACTGTCACCCATGCATTGATTCAAAGTGACCCAGGCCCCGGTCACAGGATCATTTAggtatttaggtacctataccacagtattgaaatattattttgtaataggtATAACTGTGCCTATACCATGTTCCTAATTACCTATAcgtgtaaattgtaatttgtaattttaatagtgCTGTTTTCTAAATAGGTAGGTttgatatgtaggtacctttagtttctgtgatctgtgtgtaggtaggtatattatgattcACGTTCAGAAATGAATACtaatctataggtacctaggtacttattataaagctgaagagtttgtttgtttgtttgaacgcgctaatctcaggaactacctAGGTAATAACTAtgtactgatccgatttgaaaaattctttcggtgttaagtagatagcccatttatcgaggtaggctttaggctatatcatcacgtaAAGACCGAAGAACCGGAGCACTGCTGGTAAAACCGctgagcacagctagttaccTTTACGAGAAACTTTGGTGTCTGCGATAtgtcacagaaatcatcttaggtggaaaggactataaggattgaaaaatcggcccttaaaattaaacatccAGTATGTCACTAACACTAACACTGTGACACGCGTAGAGATGTCCTTTATTGAAATCGTAAGTATCAATGgtttccgataatcgataatattttatatggaaatgaaatgaGTTCTAAGCATCTAAATAAGTAATTGATTAACATTTAACAGTAAggtcacaatattataattatcgtAATTCTGTGGTAAGGTACTTAccctgtaggtacctacctacctacccagTACCCACTCCTCACGCTCCACATCGGAGTTGCGAAGTTCAGTTGCAGGATTTATTTTGGTCCATCGAtgacataggtacctacctattatatgTCATCGACGGACGACGGACGATAGTCCACACAATAATAGGTATACCGATGACAGATTAGTTAATACCTACTATAGCTatgataatacataatattgtacttAATACTGTGATAATACCACAGTATTAGGGGAGACCGAGGGGagttgaaacaatttttacgttttgtttaatataactCATACTATTGTCAGAAATCTTATGGTACTGGTACCAATCGATAGGTTATTCTATACACTTGCGAATGGTTAGCATAAATAAACGGTAAG
This window of the Colias croceus chromosome 5, ilColCroc2.1 genome carries:
- the LOC123691719 gene encoding apoptosis inhibitor 5, with protein sequence MSADNIEKLYQNYGVLADAKDDIAKHEKEYLEILAAVKGSDKEKRLASQFIAKFFNSFPNLADQAIEAQFDLCEDDDVAIRKQAIKELPIMCKSNKEHAQRIADILAQLLQSEDSTEINVVTNSLLAIVKIDPRGALAGLFSQIHQSTDSEVPNEIVRERCIKFLATKVKQLGREVINKEAEDLIIAEGKKILEDVVAEEFEHIMDLLTWSKLGKTPAGKKELTQIIAALAFSPDDWHPEDPEYVDRLIQCSQHALPLFTPQVDSTQFVNIFCDHVLSKWDEIATTGGGTDQKLELLKTFAEITEHCGDIENIDKKINIVYDVLLNYLPEAPLVVNEDENTEKTAENEEKTDETKSSTAPSLQFSHVECALFALHSLCRKSPEALSADAARLKTLRLRLQYTARLTQGYIKKLKEVTQGKKGEDANSDENKLRVAALKTTSNINTLIRDIFRTPPSFKSKIQLSFQTTKKEEKEEKIVSHTEDKESGAQKRHRPITFDNGEKKESSEKRSRSGDRNLKMYTPPSGKYSSRLNNSGRFMGGSSGRGRGNYGRRDFRNNGAPYRRRSNY